The following are encoded together in the Mesoterricola sediminis genome:
- a CDS encoding LysR family transcriptional regulator, which yields MDLKRLHYFCTIVEQGQISRAARLLHMSQPPLSQRLKELEDDLGVQLIIREGHAWQVTEAGRVLYDRARAILNQLSDIPTEVKQAEGGAGGVLRIGASSTCVSRLLRVLPKLTQRFPKLRYSLLITDSGDLEAHVLERDLDFALLLMPVKTDACVTHVMPVDNFSVILPPELARPGLPTCLGVEHLADMPIACLRRWQGGGTYDLLLKEFQRKHIQPNIILDTPDVRTLIASLDRGLRAAFLLPTDEVPFEIARRYAVHAIDLPEVVFHPVLIHLRDRYLSRAAQEVIRSVVEG from the coding sequence GATCAGCCGGGCCGCGCGTCTCCTCCACATGTCCCAGCCTCCGCTGAGCCAGCGCCTCAAGGAGCTCGAGGACGACCTGGGGGTGCAGCTGATCATCCGGGAGGGCCACGCGTGGCAGGTCACCGAGGCCGGGCGGGTGCTGTACGACCGGGCCCGCGCGATCCTCAACCAGCTCTCGGACATCCCCACGGAGGTCAAGCAGGCCGAAGGGGGCGCCGGCGGGGTGCTCCGCATCGGCGCGTCCAGCACCTGCGTATCCAGGCTCCTGCGCGTCCTGCCCAAGCTCACGCAGCGGTTTCCCAAGCTGCGCTACAGCCTGCTCATCACGGACAGCGGCGACCTGGAGGCCCACGTGCTGGAGCGGGACCTGGACTTCGCCCTCCTCCTCATGCCCGTGAAGACGGACGCCTGCGTCACCCACGTGATGCCGGTGGACAACTTCTCGGTCATCCTGCCCCCCGAGCTCGCCCGGCCTGGCCTGCCCACCTGCCTGGGTGTGGAACATCTGGCGGACATGCCGATCGCGTGCCTCAGGCGGTGGCAGGGGGGCGGGACCTATGACCTCCTGCTCAAGGAATTCCAGCGCAAGCACATCCAACCCAACATCATCCTGGACACCCCGGACGTCCGGACCCTCATCGCCAGCCTGGACCGGGGCCTGCGGGCGGCCTTCCTGCTGCCCACCGACGAGGTGCCCTTCGAGATCGCCCGCCGCTACGCGGTCCACGCCATCGACCTCCCCGAGGTGGTCTTCCATCCGGTGCTGATCCACCTCCGCGACCGCTACCTGAGCCGGGCGGCGCAGGAGGTCATCCGGTCCGTGGTCGAGGGCTGA